The genomic stretch TTGCGCCGAATATCCAATCGTCAGACTGTGGCTCACCAATAGGTACCAAAGCCACGCTGTTGGTGGAAGATGGGGTCGGTTGACTACTAGGAGTTGATAAAGATGAAGTGGTGAGATATGAAGTGGTGGTGATAGTTGCAGTGACGGGCGGTGGGGCTTGGACATTTGGTACAACTGGTTCGGATGGCGattggatgaagatgggaaGCGCCAAGAGCACAACCAAGACGAATGCGAAGCCGGGGAACCCTCCCCATGTTGCCTCTGCGAAATATTCCATTGCTTCGGTTTCGAATGGCCAAAATCCAGCCATCTTCTGTTTCcaagacttcttcttctcgggcTCAGCTGGGCCCGGTCTCTCAATCACCCGACTGGCCTCTGGAGTCGGGAAAGAAGGAGTCCCCAAGCTCTGCTGCGTGTATTCAAGCGATGAGTGAGAGTAAGCCTCATGCTCAAAGGGCGGAAAGGGCTCAAGCTTGGCAGTCTCATTTGTGAAATGCGACTCGGCCAGCACACTGTCTTCGTGGACAGactcttcgtcatcctcttcgtcttcggtaTCATCACGGTCAGACGCTGCTGTGCTGGGCATGTCGGCCTCATCAACCGCAGACTCGGTCTCGTACGAGTCTTCTGTGCCCGCCAAGCTTTGGACATCGTCTGGGCGATGAATGTCGAGCGAGCCGATGGATTCGCTCATGGACCCGGTGTAGTTGTCGTCTTGAGACTCTTCGGTGTCGGTGTCGGTGCTCGAGATGAGCTCGTAGGTGGACTCGGACAGGCCGTTGTCCTCGGCGAGCGGAGCCAGATCCATGATGTTGGGATTGCTGCTCGATATCCAATTTGCAAGCTGCTTGTTGCCCTGCGGCCTGGGGAATCGGAGAGTGGGCTCTGAGGAGGCGAGGGTCGCGCCGGCTGTGGGCGAGGCGGCTGTCAGCGATGGCGAAAGGATCGAAGGCGGCGCTGGATAGGAAGCTGATGGCCTGTTAAGCCGAGGGAGCAGAGTATCGCGACGTCGAGGCTGCGGTGGCGGCGGGGATGGCGATGTATCAGGCTGTTCCATCACGAGGTGACTGCGGTCAGTCCAAGGACCATCTCACGCACCAAAGCGACGACTCGGCGGCAAGCCCATGAATCAAGCAGGCGGCGGGAATGTGAGTCTTTGCTGCAGTGGCAGCGGGGTGGACGTGAACGTGGTGAAGGTGAAGGCAGATGTGAATATGAAGGAGGGGAAGAAACGCCGCGGGGAGGGGCTTTTGGCCCGGAGGGTTTGATGGACGGAGGATGATACGAAAGTGAGGTcagagccaacagcagcttgcAAGACGAAACAACTAACCACAGTCCAGACGGAACagagcagaagaggagaagaaggcagaaaAGATTCGAACGCGAGTTTATAAACCAGAGACGAGAATCATCCAGCCCTGGTCGCAGCACGAATCGGCCGGGTGAAGCTTGATGGTGCAGAGCCGTGCCAGTGACATACAAGGGTTCGgggcctcttctttttgagGCTGAGTTGCTGCCTGCGGGCACCCGAGGCTGCCTGATGGCGGATGGGCCGCTGGAAGTTTAGCTGTCGAGCGCCTGTAGAGCATGCAGGTTAGCCGCTGAAGGCGGGACGGTGCAGTGGGGTTTCAAGCTAGAGGTACCCAGCACGGACGCTATGGTGAAGTTGAGACTTGTAACGGCAGCTGCGCGTGACCCCAACCTGAGGTATTATTGCTTGACGACGGCCGTGGAAAAGACGGAgagagatggcaaagatggcgcgGCTCGGGGTGGGGAAGCTGATGGAGTTTGGAGCATCTGTCGAGACCCAGACGGTTTGATAGGATGCGGAAGATCAAGTCGGTGCGAGGCAGAGTCTCACGTGAAGATTATGCAGCCAGTTGAGGGGATTCTCTCGACCAGTCGGAGTGGCCAGCGTTGCGAAGAGCCATGCAGAACAAGGTTCCAAAAAGCGAGGCTTTATCTTCTCCGGACACGGCCAGTAATCTATGGCTTCTGTAGAACTCTACGCCAGCCAGGCTTTGCCTCTAAAGTCCAAATCTAGATAGAGGCTTGAATGGGATACTCGGACAATGGGGCTAGTACAGGCACGGCTTTGCAGAGTCTCCGTCACATGCAGGATGCGTTGAAGACGGATGTGGCAGACGAGCAGCTACAATAGTATTGGATACTTGATTATGGATTCAATACGCACCTACATCTGCAATAAACGTGCTTCAACTTGGAATCTACATCACAGCAGCCATGTCCCGCTTACACTCTCTTCTTGATATCGTCATCCTCCGTATCCAAGTGGATCCTCCCATTCCCGCCCTCCCGAGCTTCCTCGGCGGGTCCTGTGGGGATCCCGTAAAAGAGCATATCCAGAGTTAGCCCCAAGATGGAAACTTATAGATGGCCTAGATCGGAGTCGATGGGTACAAGTAGATTCCTTTGATAGAGGTAGATCTCTCTGATAGAAGTGGATTGCACTAATAGAAGTAGATCTCCTTGATAAAATATTGATAAAAGTACATCTCCTTGATAAGAATAGATTCTTTTGGCCAAGTCATCAAGCACTGCCCAAGTACATACTGGTTCAACGCCGCTCTACATGCACATatccatcatcgtcaaccagcccagcttcatcttgcaaCGCATCTCCCGGCGGCCGTTCCCATTCAATCACCGCTCTCCCCGCCTCTCGCTCCCTAGCCCGTGAGCAGTCATACGTACCGCCCACCGCATAAGAAGCCCCCCGATTCGTCCCTCTCCCAAACCGTCTGCTCATACGGAAACTCTGGCCAATCGATGCATTCACGGGCTTCAATATGAACGGCCCGCCTTTGCCTCGTCCACTCCTCAAGGACTGACCGATAAGCTGACACTGGGTGATCGAGCATCATGCCCGGAGCTGGCACCCATTCCTCAAGCTCcgtaacagcagcagctttggatATTTTCTCTGTATAATGGGTATTTTGTAAGCTTTTGTCGCCAGTAATTATGCTGTAAACAGTCAATATGACCAGTGCCATTTCTTGTCCCGAGATGTCGAAAACAAGTAGATAAACAGGACCAGCTATTTGGCGGGCGAAGTTGAAGTTTATTAGTAGCAAGTTATCTGTGTCGGGATCGATAAGAAGATGTCGGGGAATAATATTGTCATGAATGACTCCATATCTCAGATTTAAATCATCCACGGCCTGAATGAGCTGCTTGAGCCACTTGAGTTTGAATCCTCGTGAcgcatcatcttccagcgaGCCACCAGGTATATAAGGCGTTGTAAAGCCAACAATCTGACCGCGTATCTCGTCGACCACAATTTTATCAATAGGAACAATATTCGGATGGTGGGAAAGCCGTATCCAAACATTCAACTCTGTCCAAAACCGCCAAGAATCTTGAACGATGAGCGCATACTTGAAGACgactctttttgcttcttctccagtgcCGTATGAAACAAGATCAACGCCCCAGGCCATGCGAGACAATTCATACAGCTCAGTTCGGATTACAGTTTCCACACCACTCAACGGCTTCtcaagctggagatgctccATCTCAAACCGCCAGATAACGATCCACGGATCGTCTTTTGGATCCGTAGAAACTCGAAGTAGGTCACCGCTCTCAGACATGTGGATCTTATAGGTGTCGAGCGGGAGAGTTTTGATGTGCTTTTTGAAATGCGCAACAACTTGGGCTGGGTCTTCTTGATACTCTGCATCTGTGACGAGGGACATCATCCGGCGTCGATCCCAGTCCATTATCTGCCAAATGACTGGTCCGCCAATCTCAatcaagcagccaaggaAGCAGTATTTGTCGATATCCTTTAGCATTGTGTCATTTGGTGTATGTGGCAGATGGGTGAGAATCGATGTATAGAAAATCATTGCATGgatcaagacaaaagacctcattctctcttcttgagcAAATATCCGCAAGTTAGAGTTCAGGTTGGCTGGAAATGGCAAAATTTATAATCTAGCACCAGGTGCAGCTACATGGCGAGTAGGAATCTCTGTCTGCAACGTTAAATCACAACATTCAccaaaatgagaaaaaaaaatcatgtAGAATATTTCATATTGGAGCCGATATCATTCGGCACTTATACACACCCAGCCCCAGGCACCTAACTGCCTGTTTACAAATAAAAATATGTCATGAAAAACACCCTCCGGTCATGTATcccaaacaaaaaaaaaaataaaaaaaaataaagggAACGttaaaaggcaaaaaaacCGTTCCGACATTCCGACATTATACGTGTGTCGCTTCCCAtctagtagtagtaatactTTTGTATATCCCCTTCCCCGTATCTCCACAAACTCCGTATGAATGACaagaaacaaggcaaaaataAAGCCGAAATGCAGACCAGGCAGCAGGCGCTCCAGGTACAGGGATTAGGTCATGTGTTGGGCGAGGGTCGAGTCAAACAAGCCCAGGCCGGAAAAAAACCAAGGGTCAAGGAAAAAATCCCACCTCAGGTCCGTAATCCCAGTAGCCAAGAGAGAATTCGAAGAAGTGGGGTATCTTCACACAAAAAAGTGTTGTAGCACGGATGTTGTtgccggcagcggcggctgctggttCCAGGGAGGCTGAGATAATAGACTGTGGTTTTCCAAAGGATTTTCCAAAGGATGGTGCTATCCAATTGTAAATGCATCTGGTTGGTCAAGCCCGAAGCAAGGTCATCTGTTTAATATGGTGTacagaggaggaagaggaagcgaGGTGTTAATGATTTATAGAGCGAGCAAGTTATTTTGATtgcagattttttttttcatgatAGCACGCCGTGCTTCTTGAGCACCTTTTGCAGGGACTCGGGGCCAAAGTGCTCGTCATCTGGCATCATCTCAATAATGCCAGTGAGGTTGGCGAACAGGTCGCCCTGGTTTCGGTAGGCCAGGATAGCGGGCACGGCAGCATTGTCGAATTCAATGTCTTCGTAGTGGACCTTGACGAAATGAGCCGACGGGTTTGCCTTGACCAAGGGCATCAGCACTGATTCGATGGCTGATGAGACTTCGCTCTGGACAAGTAGTGTTAGAATGCGGTTCGCGTAGAGGATCAAGTAGAATGAGCTCTTACCTCGTGATCATagacaaagacaacaacAGTAGTGTCTCTGTTCACCTTCTCAATGGCGTCCAGATAGCCTAGGGCATCCACCTCATCCATGCGGCCGTAGATGCGGGTGCTGGGGCTTGTCCGTCTGGCGCGGACGGATTGTCCGGATTCATTCTCAAGCTCTTGCCTCCGCGCTTCCCGCCACATGCTCAGGaactcctcttcatcctcgtcatcaccgccgcTGAATATGGcctcctcgctctcgctctcgctcttgttGCTGCGTGGGGAGCCAAAGACGCTCTTGCGAACGGACTGCGCGCGGGCCCTCCACTTTGTCTTGCGGGCAGATTCATAGCTTCTGGCGTCGGCAAtgacgcccttgacgccGGTAGAGCGGCCGTTGTCAAAAGACACGGGGGGGCAGCTTGAActcggtggcggcggtaGGCATTCTCATTGCCTCGTCGATCCTGGCGTTGCGGTATTGTTCTTCTTCAGAGAGATCGGATCCGTGCTGGGAGTCGACGTCGTCACGATCTTCAGGGTGGACAGTTTCACGATGGGCGTTGTTGGCGACAAGCTTGTCGAATTCGTCTTGGGCTTCAGTGGTCATGGTGGGCTAGAAGGGCTCGTCTCACGAGCGGGAGGCTGCGGGTAGTTATATAGATGGACAGAAGAGTGGTGTTGAGGTGTCGTTGTAGTTgcaagctccagctggcaGACAATGCGAGGTGTGCAGCAAGAGATGTAGTGTCTGTCAAGAAGATGTGTGAGGGAGGGGGCGTGTGGGCTGTCGTTTATGCCGTCGACTGGCCCTCGGGCAGCGTTTCTAGAAGAAGCGGAGCTGGGCGGCAAGGGTGTGAGACGATTGAGCTGGTGAAGCCTCTGGTCTGTTGAATTCGTGGATTGGGCTGCAGTGGGTTTCGCGCGATTGGCACCAGGGACGAGGGACGCTCGGATCGAGAGACTGAAGAGGGCAGAATCGTcggcgagagcgagagagagttGGCGAGATGGCAAACGGGGGCCCCTGGAGAAGTCGCACGCCCCCCTTTTTTGATGCGTCGAGCCGTTTCAGCAGGCAGATCAGGGCATGTCAACGGCCAGGGGGAGGCTTGAGGACAGGCGGTAGTTTCATGAGCGAAGAAAATGATGACGGGCTGGAGACGATGCGAGCCCGTGATTGGCGGGAGCTGGAGCAAGGTGGGTAAAAGATGGACAGGGCCAAAGTGGCGCGCGGGGCTGTGGCGCACGATGCGGTACGTCGTCGAGATACAATGGGCCGGCTTCACGTTATATTGTGGCTTTGCTGTTAGAAGGTGTTTTCTGCAGCGCCAGATCAGATCCGATCACCGCTGCTGACGCAACGCAGCCAACTTTGCTCTGGAGCTGATGCCAATCTCTGCTGATCAGCTGAAGGGCAGTTAATATCTATGAAGCAGAGACTGTCCAGCCGCATTGCCTGATGCTACATGGCGACCTGCACCAGCAGTATTCGTACTAGCACAACGCCCAGATTCCTACCTCGCTAACGACGTGAAATAAATCACAGGCAATACTCTGCTTCGCGTGGAAACGTCGATACGAcgttgacgaggctgaggcccGGTCCAAACGCCCATAATTTGAGCCCAGGGGTCGTGGCCTTGTTCTTCGTCTTGGGCTGCAATGCAGTCATGCCAGCGGGCAGGTGTAAGTGGCgccagcaaagcaaagcacgACAGATGCATGGACAGCAATGAATCCAGCGGTCCTGCTGCGGGCCCCAGGAACTGACTGCTCAGCTTTTCAATTTCGTCTTTTGAACTCCATCTCGGACCAGACCCCCAAAGAAAGACAGAGAGACAGCAAAAGCTGGGGTGATGGGCCTGTGTGGTTCCTCTGCCTCGGACCACCGACGCTAGCAAAAACGAGCGACTGATGGCTGAGCCCTTGCATCAGCTCTAATTCACGAGCACACGACGAAGATGTCATTCTGGCCAGGCGAGAGCGGCTCTTCTCAACGCCCACCGAGTCACACACGTGGTGAGAGGTCGGATCTGTGACAAGCCTGCTCCACCACCATTGCACCCAGGGAGATGACAATTCTCCGCTCGATTCATGCAGCCCAGGTGCGGCTGATTGGATACGCCGTTTGCAAGCGCTTGGCCCTCTCCCCCGCAATGGCGAGCGTTGTGAATGCTACACATCATTTTCTATTCATAGGGCAGGACGAGAGGCGTTGCCAATATCAAGTCTGCCGGGCGTCGGGCTGGGCCGGCCTTTATGCGCATTGTCCAGACGATTCGCTCGTGTCCAATTACTGCAAGGCGTGTTCAGGTCGGCCAGACGAAGGAAATACCTACTTGTAGTAAAAGGCTTCGATAGCCAAGAAGACGGTGAAGACAGGGGGCTTTACACGACGACACATGGCATGGCTGACGTGGATGAGTCGGGATGAGGGCATCGTGAGCAGTGCACGGCCATGTTTCCTTTCCAGAAGGGTAAGCTGATGGCCACGCTGCAGGATGCCGAAGGCCTGGTTGTTCTCTGAGCTGGCAGTGCCGTCTCTCTCGTCCACCATGTACTTGTAGCTGCCTTGCCTCTGCTACAGATCCAACGACAGAGCAGTCTCCAAGAGCCGACATCCGAACTTCGTACTCGCGTCTCATGCCCGGCTCAGTCTCGTCCGGTCTGTCCTCAccgccatgtccatctccaaAGCCCTTCATCCCACTGCCGAGCCCGCTTCCAGTCCCAGTCCCAGCCCTAGCAGACAATGGCATTAGCAGTTCTCGGCAATACAGCCGTGTCAGGCGAGACgccaaggtgaagaaggaatcAAGTCACGGCGTCTCATCTGACATGCTTAATCCATGGTGTGCACAGACTATCCCGCATCAGGCATGGCCCATTCATGCTGCTTGTTTCAGGAGCTGTTTCATCCTTCATGTGCGCAGATCGGGAAAATGGGACAAGAGAGCAGGGCCTGCTTTATATTAAACCACCCTTGTAAATACGATTCCTTGTCGGCTGGGTGCGCACGGCAATTCTTTGCGgccctgccattggcttgaaTCACACAATGGCCTTGTCTTTCAACAAATTAGCAGAGGAATAGTAAGCCAAAATATCTCAAGCGATGTGGCGCAGATTGCCAAGTCCTGCGTTATCTGAAGAGGCGGCCAGCAAACAATGTGTAATCATCAAACGGTGAGATTTTGCGATTGAGGGCGCCGGATACGAGCTGAGGTGCGGCTGAGCGATACGGTGATGACGAGTATCTGGCAGTGCGGTTGAATACACGTATACGGCACATCAGATAACGCGTTGGCCAAGGATTTACACATCGTGCCATGCATGCTGGTTCTATTTTTGCAAACCTTGTCTCTCAAGACGTCCCTAGTACTTGAGTTCGCCTCTCGGCGACTACCGTCATGTAGCTGCAAACACCCGTTTGCGTTACATCCTGCTGATTGCTGCCACCCTACCTTTATGCAATCATTTTATTCTCTGTCCAATTCCTTTGCTAGTCATATCCTTCATATCCCCATTAGCATTTGGACCTTCTCGAAGGTCCTTGTGGTTCTAGGCCTCTCCGCAATCCCGCACCAGCTCCCTCATCATGACACCACCAGTACcacaaaaacaaacaagcgTGATATGCAAGCACCATCCTTTTCTAGAACAAAGAAATAGAAGCAGGTTAAGAATCGCTACATGGCATGACCGATTTGCTAGCTGCTTGATTCACTCCCGCTACCGGAGTTGCCGTGCCACCGTTTCTAGAACGGCGTCTCGAGCCAAAACTTACACGGGCCATGTCCATTTCTTCCAGCTCTCCACGTTACAGCTGCTAGAAGccgctctttttttgctctttgatgACGGAGGATCCTGTCACAGATGACGCTACCATTTTTAGACAGCCGTAGTGGCTGTTGCTCTTGATACTTTGGGGCTGCTACATCATTGTAAAGTCCAAAATAAAACACAGACCATGCGCTGGCGAGAATGTTACAAAATCGCATCCCAATGTCTGTCACCATGACACGCAGCGCTTCATTGCTGGGTCCACTaattcatcgtcatcttttCATGGAAAAATATGAATAAGCTTAATAGTGGAAGTTGATATATTTATTTAGGCTCTAGCCGTCTTACTTTGTTCCAAAACGAAGAGCCGCGTTTAATCCATCGTCAAGCTAACCTGCAGCCtaccaaaaaggagaaaaagaaaagccatCTTCGCAGCAACATCAGTGTTTAACATGTCTGCATCTTTTGATCTCATCAGACGATTTCCTATACGTGAGTAATACCAATGACATAAGCAGTCCTCTAGGCCTTATTTATTCACAGACGAATTGCTACTAATAGCGAGCAACATTTGCCATGAATGACGTAAAAACGAAATTTGGGCCGGTTTTATGCTCTTCCTTTGCAAGGAATTTTATTCcttcttatttataaattcACTCACATTCCTAGGTGAAATTGTCTTGACTTTATTGAAACCTATACATGGGGGGGCAAATACTGCCTGAGAAGCATGAGAAGGGTTGCTGAATCACCCAATCGATCGCGCCTTTCTCTTCGCTTTCTGCAACCAGGGATCAGAAGCCTAGTTTTTACTGTATCCTTTCGCCAACTGTCAATaaaagaaggtgaagaaaaTGTGATTGAATTGAATCTTCAGTAGTTTCTGGAAGCTTTTTGCGAATACTCgtaagaaataaaaagggctGTTGAACCTTTCAACAAGCGGCCCTCTTTGAATACTTCAAGATCAGAAATCCTGCTTTTCGTGTCCTTAAAACAAATGGACCATAAGCGGGATTAATGTTACCAGCAGTAAATACTCACCACGTTTTGACTTCTTTGCaaactacatgtatagaGTGACAGGTAAAACCATCTCGCATGTATAGCAAAAGACAATGAAAAGGATATAGACCATATATCTCACTCTTTCAACAAATAAAGCAACATGTATCAAAAAAGagtaactaaaaaaaaagagtacAACCCGTAATTTTACCTATAACAGAATGCAagataaagaagagaaaaagaaaaagaaagccagACAAAGCCTCCTCCCAAGGGTATTGTATCCCTTCCAACAAACTCATTCTAAAACACCCATCACCGCAAACAACACGTCTCTCTCCCTGTGCTGTCTTGTTTCTCGCGCGTCTCTTCCTCGTTTTATATGTGCTTttgcattttctttttttgcatgtGCCAAGTCATTATATATATCccaaatgaaaaaaaaaaaaacggaggagctcaaggagaaagataaaaaaggaaaaagcggCCCGGTCTTGTTGAATCATCGTACTGTATTATCTGGAAGCTTTTTGAACTTGTGCTCCTCCTTTGTTATAAGCCAACCAACTAAAAAACCCACCAACATCCCATTTCCCATCGCTATaatcccccccctcccttccccttcttccaAGTGAAATCCTCcgccctcctctctctctctctcccatctCTAATCTCcaggtttttttcttcttctttttgggtTCTCATGAGCTCTGTTATTATGCGTTGTCCttctaagaaaaaagaaaacaaaacaaacaaacatgtAAACTCGCTCGACCGCGGCATATTAAAAAGgtggagaaaaaaacaccgcagaagcagagctAGAGAACACACAGacacaaaaaaggaaaaaaacctAGAGGacaatagaagaagaagaaaaaataaaccATCAAGTAATACACTCCGCCCGTCGCCAACGACCCAGAAGCTTATCGGGAAAATGAAAAACGCAGAAACTTGTGCAAATAATTTTTGGGGGATCAGAGGCGggaaacggaaaaaaaagagtaaaaaagaaaaaaacaaaatagTGAGAGATCAAGGGAACTTGTGGAAGCAAAAGGTATCAAGTCGGCcggttttcctttttttcccgaCTGCCTGCCGAAAGAAGTGGGTTGAGATGCCTCCACGAAACATGGAAGTGCTGCTCATGCATCGGccaaaaaataaataaataatgataaaaaagtaaatggTGTAAGTAGGGCACGTTTCGTCACTTCGTCCTGCGTACGCCAGTATTCGCAAGCCTGATATGCGTGTGGTCGGGTGTCCGAAATTGGCGGGTAATATAGTCGTTGAATGCGGATGGTTGAAGAAGTCATGGGAGAGACTTGAATCGGCATATGCGTGAAAGCCCGTCTGTGTCATAGGTTAGGCATTTTAGTAGGCCCAAACCTTGAGCTGTAGAAGGAGTTAGCGGTCAGTCTCAGACAGGAATTCGGTTTACGGGCTGTTGAAACATACCAGAGAGTCCCATGAACCTGTGCACAAGCTGATGCCGTCGTTGCTCACGCCCAAGCAGCTCACGCGGTTCTCGTGGCCCACCAGTGAGCCAACCTTTTCGCCTCGTGTAATATCCCAGACCTAGTTGCCGAGAGTTAGCGTCAGATGCATCATTATTAATCTCATGCGTGGCTTACCTTGCACTCAAAGTCGTCATAACCAGCGAAGAGCAGACGTCCAGAGACAGATGTGGCGACGGATGTGATACCGCAGAGAATGGATTCAGACTAAGTTGGCACGTTAGCATCTTTGATCATGTTCTTTCCTCAAGACTCTCTGTTGAAGGTTTGAATGAAAAGGCGGTAAGCTTGACATACTCCATAGAGGTTCAATTCACGATCGGCACGGATATCAAACAGTCGGCAGGTGGCGTCGTCGGATCCGGTGACGAAAGAGTGGCCATCGGGGAAGAActggatggcgttgatgtcgGACTCGTGGCCGGCAAAAGTCTGGACCGCCTTTCCGGCACGGATATCCCAGAGCTTGGCGAACGCGTCGCAGGCACCGGAAATGAAGGTGTTCTGGTTGGTGGGATTCAGGCTGATGCTCATGACATCGCCGAGATGGTCGGCAAACTCGGTGACCTTTTGGCCCGTCTCAATGTCCCATTTCATGCAGGTCATGTCACCCGACGAGGTGAGGATGCTGCGGTCGTTGATGAATCGACAGCAAGAGAGATAGCCGGCGTGACCGGATAGCT from Trichoderma atroviride chromosome 3, complete sequence encodes the following:
- a CDS encoding uncharacterized protein (EggNog:ENOG41): MTTEAQDEFDKLVANNAHRETVHPEDRDDVDSQHGSDLSEEEQYRNARIDEAMRMPTAATEFKLPPRVF
- a CDS encoding uncharacterized protein (EggNog:ENOG41), which codes for MLKDIDKYCFLGCLIEIGGPVIWQIMDWDRRRMMSLVTDAEYQEDPAQVVAHFKKHIKTLPLDTYKIHMSESGDLLRVSTDPKDDPWIVIWRFEMEHLQLEKPLSGVETVIRTELYELSRMAWGVDLVSYGTGEEAKRVVFKYALIVQDSWRFWTELNVWIRLSHHPNIVPIDKIVVDEIRGQIVGFTTPYIPGGSLEDDASRGFKLKWLKQLIQAVDDLNLRYGVIHDNIIPRHLLIDPDTDNLLLINFNFARQIAGPVYLLVFDISGQEMALVILTVYSIITGDKSLQNTHYTEKISKAAAVTELEEWVPAPGMMLDHPVSAYRSVLEEWTRQRRAVHIEARECIDWPEFPYEQTVWERDESGGFLCGGRYV
- a CDS encoding uncharacterized protein (EggNog:ENOG41~TransMembrane:1 (i271-291o)), whose protein sequence is MEQPDTSPSPPPPQPRRRDTLLPRLNRPSASYPAPPSILSPSLTAASPTAGATLASSEPTLRFPRPQGNKQLANWISSSNPNIMDLAPLAEDNGLSESTYELISSTDTDTEESQDDNYTGSMSESIGSLDIHRPDDVQSLAGTEDSYETESAVDEADMPSTAASDRDDTEDEEDDEESVHEDSVLAESHFTNETAKLEPFPPFEHEAYSHSSLEYTQQSLGTPSFPTPEASRVIERPGPAEPEKKKSWKQKMAGFWPFETEAMEYFAEATWGGFPGFAFVLVVLLALPIFIQSPSEPVVPNVQAPPPVTATITTTSYLTTSSLSTPSSQPTPSSTNSVALVPIGEPQSDDWIFGAKKPAVSFTAEAHNDILIHIPKSIKKTWLAKDCLSVSVKRGDDIVDTTMSMVDEGLRLQFAKKEVHGVVSLVLEAKCRPKIHKVVKVHFGKGLMEEALERTKHLAHDLSGLVPAAAQEAERCIENAKQSINSACQNVCQTVTETVSKTFGATFADAKQNLDNLVSTAKAQFEEAAEEFTTRIDDFAQQALENLPSVEDVQNQLHLQLIDAQLSARLWWLQVFGSAEEHDEYLRKAAVFSAEKHAAAEEMRNAKRDDPKKPIEAASRLWSEWSKLKNKFACGDVNSCKNAA
- a CDS encoding uncharacterized protein (EggNog:ENOG41) produces the protein MWREARRQELENESGQSVRARRTSPSTRIYGRMDEVDALGYLDAIEKVNRDTTVVVFVYDHESEVSSAIESVLMPLVKANPSAHFVKVHYEDIEFDNAAVPAILAYRNQGDLFANLTGIIEMMPDDEHFGPESLQKVLKKHGVLS